CGCAGTGATCGCCTGATCGGTCACGCCCGGCGTGTCCTGTGCCCAGGCTCCGGCGGATCCGGTCGTCGAAAGCGCCAGCGCGCCAACGGATCCCGCAAGCACGTCCCGTCTGCTGATCATCGTTTCCTCCCATCCTTCCCATCGCATTTTGGTCATCTCGGTGGCGAGCCCAACCGAGTGTTCCGTTCAATAGAACATGCGTTTCGTTCACATCGTGACGCGAGGCTTTGACTTTGTCAACCGGTGGGGCGATCGCTAGCCCGTGCAATGCATGATAAGCCGTTCGGGGTTTGACAAAGTGGCGAGAGACTCATACGCTCCTCGAAAGAACAAATGTTCTCTCTAAGAGAACGCTGTTGGGTGGATTCCAGGAAGAGGCTGAAGTCAGCCCCATGGCTGCGCTCCTTCAGGTCGAAGATCTTGCGGTCACCTATGGCTCGGGCGTGCATGCGGTCCGGGACGCATCGCTGACCGTGGCGGAAGGCGAGTTCGTTGCGCTGCTCGGCGCCAACGGGGCCGGGAAGACGACCTTGCTCAGGGCGCTGTCCGGCCTTCTGGCCCACCATGGAGGCCGGGTGACCCGCGGCCGCATTATCGCCATGGGCCACGACCTGGTGAAGGCACCCGGTCACCTCCGTTCCCGCATCGGCATCACCCAGACCTTCGAGGGCCGGCGCATCCTGCGCGACTTCACGGTCGAGGAGAACCTTGAGGCCGGCGGCATCAGCGCGGCCGGGCCGGCAGTTCGCGCGCGCATCGGTGATCTCTATGACCAGTTCCCGATCCTGCGGGAGCGGCGGCGGCAGCCTGCGGGGCTGCTGTCGGGGGGCGAGCAGCAGATCCTGGCCATCGCCCGCGCGCTGATGAGCGACCCCAAGCTGTTGCTGCTGGACGAGCCGAGCCTGGGGCTCGCGCCGGTGATGATCACGCAGATCGCCAAGACCATCCGAGCCGTGCGCGCCCTGGGAAAGACGGTCCTGCTGGTGGAGCAGAATGCGCATCTGGCGCTGGAGCTCGCCGACCGCGCCTACATCATGCAGAACGGCGCCATCGTCGGCGAGGGCCGCGCCGACGACCTGAAGCGCCAGGAGATGATCCAGCACTTCTATGTTGGTTTCGGCGAGGGATCGCTGCCGCTGCGCCGGCGCACCGAGGCGAGGCCCGCGCCATGACCGAACCTCTGCTTGCCGTCCGCGATGTCACCCTGC
This genomic stretch from Rhodoligotrophos defluvii harbors:
- a CDS encoding ABC transporter ATP-binding protein, with translation MAALLQVEDLAVTYGSGVHAVRDASLTVAEGEFVALLGANGAGKTTLLRALSGLLAHHGGRVTRGRIIAMGHDLVKAPGHLRSRIGITQTFEGRRILRDFTVEENLEAGGISAAGPAVRARIGDLYDQFPILRERRRQPAGLLSGGEQQILAIARALMSDPKLLLLDEPSLGLAPVMITQIAKTIRAVRALGKTVLLVEQNAHLALELADRAYIMQNGAIVGEGRADDLKRQEMIQHFYVGFGEGSLPLRRRTEARPAP